Proteins encoded together in one Rossellomorea sp. y25 window:
- a CDS encoding 4-hydroxy-3-methylbut-2-enyl diphosphate reductase: protein MEIIKITPRGYCYGVVDAMVIARNAALDKSLPRPIYILGMIVHNKHVTDAFEEDGIITLDGSNRKEIIEQVNEGTVIFTAHGVSPEVKEIAKQKGLVTLDATCPDVTKTHDLIRAKEAEGYDVIYIGKKGHPEPEGAVGVAPEIVHLVETAEDVEKLSIENEKIIVTNQTTMSQWDVLDTMDKVKEMYPHVELHKEICLATQVRQEAVAEQAGDADVLIVVGDPKSNNSNRLAQVSKDIAGTPAHRISDISELDIEWIKDAGIVAVTAGASTPTPIVKEVIKFLEVFDPNDESTWTRERNVPLNKILPKVRKAKLGTK from the coding sequence ATGGAAATTATTAAGATTACTCCGAGAGGCTATTGTTACGGTGTAGTAGACGCAATGGTCATTGCAAGAAACGCCGCGTTAGACAAATCGCTTCCTCGTCCAATTTATATTTTAGGCATGATTGTTCACAACAAGCATGTGACTGACGCATTCGAAGAAGACGGGATCATTACCCTGGATGGCAGCAACAGAAAAGAAATCATCGAGCAAGTCAATGAAGGAACGGTTATCTTCACCGCTCATGGAGTCTCTCCCGAAGTGAAAGAAATAGCCAAACAAAAAGGACTTGTCACACTGGACGCAACGTGTCCCGATGTAACGAAAACACATGATTTGATTCGCGCTAAAGAAGCCGAAGGTTACGACGTGATCTATATCGGTAAAAAAGGACATCCAGAACCTGAAGGAGCTGTCGGGGTTGCACCTGAGATCGTGCATCTCGTGGAAACAGCAGAAGATGTAGAGAAGCTTTCAATCGAAAACGAAAAAATCATTGTGACCAATCAAACGACGATGAGTCAATGGGATGTATTGGATACGATGGATAAAGTGAAGGAAATGTATCCTCACGTTGAACTGCATAAAGAAATCTGCCTGGCTACCCAGGTTCGACAAGAAGCAGTCGCTGAACAAGCTGGAGATGCAGATGTCCTTATCGTTGTTGGAGATCCTAAGAGTAATAACTCCAACCGCCTTGCTCAGGTATCAAAAGATATCGCAGGTACTCCTGCACATCGGATTTCCGACATTAGTGAATTGGATATTGAATGGATTAAAGATGCGGGCATCGTTGCTGTAACAGCCGGGGCATCCACTCCTACTCCAATCGTAAAAGAAGTCATTAAATTCCTTGAAGTATTTGATCCAAATGATGAATCCACTTGGACAAGAGAGCGAAATGTTCCATTAAATAAAATTCTCCCTAAAGTACGAAAAGCGAAATTGGGAACAAAATAA
- a CDS encoding Nif3-like dinuclear metal center hexameric protein, giving the protein MKTVNGHEIIQLFEQFSPKYLAEEGDPIGLQIGKVNEKVENVMITLDVLENVVDEAIKNNVKLIIAHHPPLFRPLKSLQTDTYQGRMIEKLIKHDIAVYAAHTNLDVATGGVNDLLADMLHLQDTSVLVPTHHEELRKLVVYVPKENAKELRTALGNAGAGHIGNYSHCSFSTEGKGRFLPEEGTNPHTGKQGSLEEVAEEKVETVYPVSLEKKVLKAMFTHHPYEEVAYDIYSLKNGSPALGLGRIGHLQNEMSLKEFALVVKETFGMDGIRVIGDGDAKVKKVAVLGGDGNKFIGKAKRQGADVFVSGDIYYHTAHDAMMMGLNVVDAGHHIEKVMKDGVASHLEKKSSEKGYIVNIFASKAETNPFTYM; this is encoded by the coding sequence ATGAAGACCGTAAACGGCCATGAGATCATCCAGCTGTTTGAGCAATTTTCACCAAAATATTTAGCAGAAGAAGGGGATCCGATTGGTCTTCAAATTGGTAAGGTGAACGAAAAGGTTGAAAATGTGATGATCACCCTGGATGTATTGGAGAATGTGGTGGATGAAGCAATCAAAAACAACGTGAAATTAATCATTGCTCACCATCCACCGCTTTTTCGTCCACTAAAGTCCCTGCAAACGGACACGTATCAGGGACGGATGATCGAGAAGTTAATCAAGCATGATATTGCCGTGTATGCGGCTCATACGAATCTTGATGTGGCGACGGGGGGAGTGAATGACCTTCTGGCCGATATGCTGCATTTGCAGGATACGTCTGTACTCGTTCCTACTCACCATGAGGAGCTCCGTAAATTGGTCGTTTATGTGCCTAAAGAAAATGCAAAGGAACTTCGAACGGCCCTCGGTAATGCGGGAGCCGGGCACATCGGAAACTATTCACATTGCAGCTTTTCGACTGAAGGAAAGGGAAGATTCCTCCCTGAGGAAGGCACGAACCCTCATACCGGGAAGCAAGGCTCCCTTGAGGAAGTAGCTGAAGAGAAAGTGGAGACGGTTTATCCTGTTTCTTTAGAGAAAAAGGTGTTGAAAGCCATGTTTACCCACCATCCTTATGAAGAAGTTGCCTATGATATCTATTCCCTTAAAAACGGATCACCCGCTTTAGGCTTAGGTAGAATCGGACATTTACAAAATGAGATGAGTCTTAAGGAATTTGCTTTAGTTGTGAAAGAAACATTTGGTATGGACGGAATCAGAGTCATCGGTGATGGGGACGCGAAAGTGAAGAAAGTAGCGGTGCTTGGCGGAGATGGAAATAAGTTTATCGGAAAAGCGAAAAGACAGGGAGCGGATGTATTCGTTTCAGGAGATATTTATTACCATACCGCCCACGATGCCATGATGATGGGGCTGAATGTAGTTGATGCAGGTCATCACATCGAAAAGGTCATGAAGGATGGAGTGGCCAGTCATTTAGAGAAAAAATCCTCTGAAAAAGGATATATCGTCAATATATTCGCGTCAAAAGCTGAAACCAATCCATTTACGTATATGTAA